One segment of Rhodopirellula baltica SH 1 DNA contains the following:
- a CDS encoding membrane protein has translation MAMDHDNQDAEQLRLLSIFHYIVAGMLALFSMFPVIHLAIGVGIVTGAFDGTGTGETPPAFMGWLFIVLPLVFIAVGLTMASCIALAGRKLMQRNGHLYCLVVAGIECCFFPFGTVLGVLTILVLTRPMVRQAFGVADSGI, from the coding sequence ATGGCGATGGACCATGACAATCAAGATGCGGAACAACTACGTTTGTTGTCCATTTTCCACTACATCGTGGCTGGAATGTTGGCGTTGTTCTCGATGTTTCCGGTGATCCATTTGGCGATTGGCGTTGGGATCGTAACGGGGGCGTTCGATGGAACTGGGACGGGCGAAACGCCGCCCGCGTTCATGGGGTGGTTGTTCATCGTGCTCCCACTCGTATTCATTGCCGTGGGATTGACCATGGCGTCTTGCATCGCTCTGGCTGGGCGAAAGCTGATGCAGCGGAACGGCCATCTCTATTGTTTGGTTGTTGCCGGAATCGAATGCTGCTTCTTTCCATTCGGAACCGTTCTGGGTGTGCTGACGATCCTCGTTCTGACGCGTCCAATGGTAAGACAGGCCTTCGGTGTTGCTGACTCTGGGATTTGA
- a CDS encoding TolC family protein codes for MSRSLLYTLIALSSTVPAIGCVAQMNQASVQSPPSSSAVTARSAALDLHAETAREKSSVDESKIRPVAHRDPVAHRDVVQPIADQASAAESVLTLDGKRDRLQPLEEKAVASNSDHSLAAYESAPVLEVQESGLEGLPPEPVVVDSMDHSSDLAMVPPHTVQMNLPTALAMIDSQHPAVGLAQWRTREAYAALDQANVLWLPSIQAGFSFHRHDGNYQSSNGDIVDVNRNSFQYGLGAGATGAGTTNTRPGLVAQFHMADAIFQPKIAEKAAWARGHAASSVLNQQLLQAATAYTELLEAYQDARVLEESRERVRELAGITSDFAAAGQGMLADADRMQTELRLIDSRLVGGQERVAVASARLAQAISMHSGETLLPMDVTVVPLELMAAGADKASLISTGLASRPELKESQSLVAAACEAYKREKYAPFVPSVLLGYSTGGFGGGLGNDLNDVDGRYDFDAVVTWELRNFGLGERAARNRTSARVQQARYEKLRVMDQVAAEISESASQIEFRRQQVDLTQQAIATAERSYESNLERIKDGEGLPIEVLQAVQALESARRAYLQAVTAYNQAQFRLQWALGWPVGDGQASMAY; via the coding sequence ATGTCCCGTTCGTTGCTATACACGCTGATCGCCCTCTCGAGCACCGTTCCAGCGATTGGGTGTGTGGCGCAAATGAACCAGGCATCGGTGCAGAGTCCCCCGTCATCATCAGCGGTCACTGCGAGGTCCGCCGCGTTGGACCTGCATGCGGAAACGGCCCGTGAAAAATCGTCGGTCGACGAGTCCAAGATTCGCCCGGTGGCCCATCGTGATCCGGTGGCCCATCGTGATGTTGTGCAGCCAATTGCTGATCAAGCATCGGCGGCCGAATCGGTTCTTACGCTCGACGGCAAACGCGATCGGTTGCAACCACTCGAGGAAAAAGCCGTCGCCAGCAACAGCGACCATTCGCTGGCTGCTTATGAAAGTGCACCCGTGTTGGAGGTGCAAGAAAGCGGACTGGAGGGGCTGCCTCCTGAACCGGTTGTCGTTGATTCGATGGACCACTCATCCGATCTGGCAATGGTTCCGCCGCATACGGTGCAGATGAACTTGCCGACGGCGCTAGCGATGATTGACTCTCAGCACCCCGCGGTCGGATTGGCCCAGTGGCGAACGCGTGAAGCTTATGCGGCGCTGGATCAGGCCAACGTTTTGTGGTTGCCATCCATCCAAGCCGGATTCAGCTTCCATCGCCACGATGGCAACTACCAATCCAGCAACGGAGACATCGTTGATGTCAATCGAAACTCGTTCCAGTACGGATTGGGAGCCGGTGCCACCGGTGCCGGAACCACCAACACACGCCCGGGGTTGGTCGCTCAATTCCACATGGCCGATGCAATCTTCCAACCAAAGATCGCAGAGAAAGCTGCCTGGGCTCGTGGGCACGCTGCCTCGAGTGTTTTGAATCAGCAACTGTTGCAAGCCGCGACCGCTTACACGGAATTGTTGGAGGCTTACCAAGACGCTCGCGTGTTGGAAGAGTCTCGTGAACGAGTGAGAGAATTGGCAGGGATCACATCCGATTTCGCGGCCGCCGGACAAGGCATGCTTGCCGATGCGGATCGCATGCAAACGGAACTCCGATTGATCGACAGCCGATTGGTGGGAGGACAGGAACGGGTCGCGGTCGCGTCGGCACGGCTCGCTCAAGCCATCAGCATGCATTCAGGCGAGACGCTTCTACCAATGGACGTCACCGTCGTGCCATTGGAGTTGATGGCCGCCGGCGCGGACAAAGCCTCGCTGATCAGCACCGGCTTGGCTTCGCGGCCGGAACTCAAAGAGTCGCAATCATTAGTCGCCGCTGCATGCGAAGCTTACAAACGCGAAAAGTATGCACCGTTTGTTCCAAGCGTTTTGTTGGGGTACAGCACAGGCGGATTTGGAGGAGGTTTGGGCAACGACTTGAATGATGTGGACGGTCGCTACGATTTCGATGCCGTGGTGACTTGGGAACTTCGTAACTTCGGGTTGGGCGAACGAGCGGCACGCAATCGAACGTCCGCGCGAGTGCAACAAGCACGATATGAAAAACTTCGCGTGATGGACCAAGTCGCGGCGGAGATTTCAGAGTCGGCGAGCCAGATCGAATTTCGGCGTCAGCAAGTGGACCTGACACAGCAGGCAATTGCGACGGCGGAACGGTCGTACGAATCCAACTTGGAACGAATCAAAGACGGTGAGGGGTTGCCGATTGAGGTACTGCAGGCGGTTCAGGCTTTGGAGTCCGCACGTCGTGCTTATCTGCAAGCCGTGACAGCCTACAACCAAGCTCAATTCCGTCTGCAGTGGGCATTGGGTTGGCCTGTTGGTGACGGCCAGGCATCGATGGCGTACTGA
- a CDS encoding efflux RND transporter periplasmic adaptor subunit: MRELDYIDRLANRARSDRFFRFLQLFQRSQGRQSSSLNMLFAIPPRLFPPLATVAALCLLAGCSDANRVAKKTQPQQATPVKTVSVTPTEVTRTSVQPATVHAYYRAELRSQASGYVESFTADIGEYVESGTVLAKISVPERQQQRRVMEAKIRRSESQEKQAESQVELAQASKKSAEAKLAQAKSEVDAVEASVAAANAEFNRTEDLVSRGSLQNRMLDEARMKRDSESARKQAVQSAVASAQADVEVASARVESARADLETARAETDVVRRELDELDAWIDYAEIKAPFSGIITERNIEPGDLVRAANEVGLGKPLFVISQIDRVRVQIPVPENHAPLVSPGDEVSLTFPSFASEPSITAQVTRRSGSLDAQTRTMMVEVEMDNPDGKLIPGMFGQATIQLATQDAANMLPAQAIRFDESGNAFVYVVAGDDTISIREISTGMDDGNFIEVLTGVEPGQSVVDAHLSRFIDGQKVAVVGAAH, encoded by the coding sequence TTGCGCGAACTAGACTACATCGACCGTTTGGCGAACCGCGCCCGGTCAGATCGATTCTTCCGATTCCTCCAGTTATTCCAGCGGAGCCAAGGACGCCAGTCCTCGAGTCTCAACATGCTTTTCGCAATCCCGCCTCGACTCTTCCCCCCGCTCGCGACGGTTGCGGCGTTGTGCCTTCTCGCTGGCTGCTCTGACGCGAATCGCGTCGCCAAGAAAACTCAGCCGCAGCAGGCCACGCCGGTCAAAACGGTGTCCGTCACTCCGACCGAGGTCACTCGAACCAGCGTTCAGCCCGCGACCGTCCACGCCTACTACCGAGCCGAACTTCGCTCGCAAGCGTCGGGCTATGTCGAGTCATTCACTGCGGACATCGGTGAATACGTCGAGTCCGGCACCGTCCTAGCCAAGATCTCGGTTCCTGAACGGCAACAACAACGCCGGGTGATGGAAGCCAAAATCCGGCGATCGGAATCGCAGGAAAAGCAAGCCGAGTCGCAAGTCGAACTGGCCCAGGCAAGCAAAAAATCCGCCGAAGCCAAACTCGCGCAAGCCAAATCAGAAGTCGACGCGGTGGAAGCTTCCGTCGCCGCCGCCAACGCGGAATTCAACCGAACCGAAGACTTGGTCAGCCGAGGTTCCTTGCAGAACCGAATGCTGGATGAAGCCCGGATGAAACGCGACAGTGAGTCGGCTCGCAAACAGGCAGTCCAATCGGCCGTCGCATCCGCGCAGGCAGACGTGGAAGTCGCATCGGCAAGAGTCGAGTCAGCACGAGCAGATCTTGAGACCGCGCGAGCGGAGACCGATGTCGTACGGCGCGAACTGGATGAGCTGGACGCATGGATCGACTACGCCGAAATCAAAGCCCCTTTCTCCGGCATCATCACGGAACGAAACATCGAACCAGGTGATTTGGTCCGTGCCGCTAACGAAGTCGGACTCGGCAAGCCGTTGTTTGTGATCAGCCAAATCGACCGCGTCCGCGTGCAAATCCCCGTTCCTGAAAACCACGCTCCTCTGGTCAGTCCCGGTGACGAGGTCAGCCTGACGTTTCCATCCTTTGCATCGGAACCATCCATCACCGCGCAGGTCACGCGTCGCAGCGGAAGTCTCGATGCCCAAACGCGAACGATGATGGTGGAAGTCGAAATGGACAACCCTGATGGCAAGCTGATCCCAGGGATGTTCGGACAAGCAACGATCCAACTGGCTACGCAAGACGCGGCCAACATGCTCCCCGCGCAAGCCATTCGGTTCGATGAGTCTGGCAATGCCTTCGTGTACGTGGTTGCAGGCGACGACACAATTTCGATTCGAGAAATCTCAACCGGAATGGATGATGGAAACTTCATCGAAGTCCTCACCGGAGTTGAGCCCGGCCAATCAGTCGTGGACGCTCACTTGAGCCGCTTCATCGACGGGCAAAAAGTTGCCGTCGTGGGAGCCGCTCACTGA
- a CDS encoding efflux RND transporter permease subunit, translated as MSLIQFSLRNRFAVLAASIALCVLGATVIPGITIDILPDFKKPVVVSFFSYPGLPTLDMEKSVTSRVERALTLAGKIEHQESRTVPGAAVIKVFFQPGADPSSAMNDIVNLEASDMFHLPPGIEWPFTLRSEPSNLPVVLAAISGEGLSESELYSIGYYAVRNKMGGLKGVQIPHPFGGKFRQMMVYVDPVKLQAYHISATDVVDALKKSNLVLAGGTATMGGTDYQIHPRNTLPDIEEIAAIPIAVRDDRPIFIRDVATVKDDAALQYNIVRVNGNRSVYCPLLREPGENTIAVVDRIYDGIADEIPKMKERGDIPEATDVTLVSDQSIYIRKAMSNLLSQIGLGSVLVALVVMIFLRRLLPTVIIVSTILLAILIGALGFAFSGQTINVMTLGGIALAIGTVVDAGIVVVENVIRHGRMGKSPMEAAREGTQEVSGAILAGTITTLAVFLPAIFLTGMIKYLFAPLSLAATLTIGASYILALTVVPAMCATFVRERVQAKASGKQASDEQPTSTKPSGLYGRVLSTAMHAPALSAIVIIIGVGASFLLLPKIGTELFPNVDSGSFEIRLKTVPGTALPKTEELVAKIEDTIKEVIPSESIDTIISNIGLPVGKGAGFSTVLSSNSGPDTAYLIVNLKQENRRVGTQEYIDTLREQLNAKFPLEQFMFVSGGIVNMALNEGVPTPISVQISAGTLQQCRDAAERIVREISPIEGTRDVQIAQSLDYPQFDVQVDRTRAKYLGLDQEKVAQTVLTALGSSVGYSPTIWIDPKSGVDFFMGVQYASNQFQSLDELRNMPLSLDTPDGPITIPLSNIATVNRVTIPGEIAHYNISRVNDIHVNVAGRDLGSVAADIDAVIADMEFENGVSVALRGPIEKMRGGMNMLGTGLAVATLLVYLVLMAQFRSFLDPLIIMLSVPLGIGGVLISLYLTDTYLNIQSMMGTLMMIGVVVNNSILLVEFANQRLAAGVSPHEAALSAAQVRLRPILMTSLTLVASMLPLSFQLAPGNEAMIPLARALLGGMVVSTLLTLILVPCVYMLLHRKQTVPV; from the coding sequence ATGTCGTTGATCCAATTTTCTCTTCGCAATCGATTTGCGGTTCTGGCCGCGTCCATTGCTTTGTGCGTGCTCGGTGCAACCGTCATCCCGGGTATCACGATTGACATCCTTCCGGACTTCAAAAAGCCGGTGGTTGTCAGTTTCTTCTCCTACCCTGGTCTTCCGACCTTGGACATGGAGAAATCCGTCACCTCGCGAGTCGAACGTGCCCTGACGCTGGCGGGAAAGATCGAACATCAAGAATCGAGAACGGTTCCTGGTGCGGCCGTGATCAAAGTCTTCTTCCAACCCGGGGCCGATCCAAGCTCTGCGATGAACGACATCGTGAACTTGGAAGCCAGTGACATGTTTCACTTGCCACCCGGCATCGAGTGGCCGTTCACGCTGCGAAGCGAACCGTCGAACTTGCCTGTGGTTCTGGCAGCGATCTCGGGCGAAGGCCTGAGCGAGTCCGAACTTTACTCGATCGGCTACTACGCGGTCCGCAACAAGATGGGCGGATTGAAAGGCGTGCAAATCCCTCACCCCTTTGGCGGCAAGTTCCGCCAGATGATGGTTTACGTCGATCCAGTCAAACTTCAGGCCTACCACATCAGTGCGACCGATGTGGTCGACGCACTCAAAAAATCAAACCTGGTGCTCGCCGGCGGCACCGCGACCATGGGCGGAACTGACTACCAAATCCACCCTCGAAACACGCTGCCCGACATCGAAGAGATCGCAGCGATTCCCATCGCCGTTCGCGACGATCGCCCAATCTTCATCCGAGACGTGGCAACGGTGAAGGATGATGCGGCGTTGCAATACAACATCGTTCGAGTCAACGGCAACCGCAGCGTCTATTGCCCGCTGCTTCGCGAACCCGGCGAAAACACCATCGCGGTGGTGGACCGAATCTACGACGGGATCGCGGATGAGATCCCCAAGATGAAGGAACGTGGTGACATCCCCGAAGCAACCGATGTGACACTGGTTTCGGACCAGTCCATTTACATCCGCAAAGCGATGTCGAACCTGTTGTCGCAAATCGGTCTGGGTTCGGTTCTGGTCGCGCTCGTGGTGATGATCTTTTTGCGACGCTTGCTTCCTACCGTGATCATTGTCTCGACCATCTTGCTGGCCATTCTGATTGGTGCCTTGGGATTCGCTTTCTCCGGCCAAACCATCAACGTGATGACTTTGGGCGGGATCGCATTGGCGATCGGCACGGTCGTGGATGCTGGAATCGTGGTTGTCGAAAATGTGATCCGTCACGGGCGAATGGGCAAATCACCGATGGAAGCCGCACGCGAAGGAACCCAAGAGGTTTCGGGGGCGATCCTGGCGGGCACCATCACGACTTTGGCGGTTTTCCTACCAGCCATCTTCTTAACGGGGATGATCAAGTATCTCTTTGCACCACTCTCGTTGGCCGCGACGCTGACCATCGGTGCCTCCTACATTTTAGCGTTGACGGTTGTCCCTGCGATGTGTGCCACCTTCGTTCGGGAACGTGTCCAGGCAAAGGCTTCTGGCAAACAAGCCAGCGATGAGCAGCCAACTTCGACCAAACCATCTGGACTGTACGGGCGTGTGCTTTCAACCGCCATGCATGCACCCGCCTTGTCGGCCATCGTCATCATCATTGGCGTGGGAGCATCGTTTTTGCTGCTTCCGAAAATCGGAACCGAGTTGTTTCCCAATGTCGACTCAGGCAGCTTTGAAATCCGCTTGAAAACGGTGCCCGGTACCGCGCTGCCGAAGACCGAGGAATTGGTCGCGAAGATCGAAGACACGATCAAAGAAGTGATCCCATCCGAGTCGATTGACACGATCATCTCGAACATCGGATTGCCGGTCGGAAAGGGAGCCGGTTTCTCCACGGTTCTGAGTTCGAACTCCGGTCCCGACACGGCCTACTTGATCGTGAACCTCAAGCAGGAAAACCGGCGAGTCGGCACACAGGAATACATTGACACTTTGCGTGAGCAGCTGAACGCGAAATTCCCACTGGAACAATTCATGTTTGTCTCCGGTGGCATCGTCAACATGGCACTCAACGAAGGCGTCCCGACTCCGATCAGCGTGCAAATCTCCGCGGGGACATTGCAACAGTGTCGCGACGCCGCGGAACGTATCGTGCGAGAGATCTCGCCCATCGAAGGCACTCGAGACGTGCAGATCGCTCAGTCTTTGGACTACCCTCAATTCGATGTACAAGTTGATCGAACGCGGGCAAAGTATTTGGGACTCGATCAAGAAAAAGTGGCCCAAACCGTCCTGACCGCGTTGGGATCCAGCGTCGGATACTCGCCGACCATTTGGATTGACCCAAAGAGCGGCGTCGACTTCTTCATGGGAGTTCAATACGCATCGAACCAGTTCCAATCGCTGGATGAACTGCGAAACATGCCACTGTCGCTTGACACACCCGATGGTCCCATCACGATTCCACTCTCGAACATCGCCACGGTCAATCGAGTCACGATCCCAGGCGAGATCGCCCACTACAACATCTCCCGTGTCAACGACATTCACGTCAACGTCGCGGGACGAGACCTCGGAAGCGTCGCGGCGGACATTGACGCCGTGATCGCCGACATGGAATTTGAAAACGGAGTCTCCGTCGCTCTTCGCGGACCGATTGAAAAGATGCGTGGCGGCATGAACATGCTGGGTACCGGACTGGCCGTTGCGACGCTACTTGTTTACTTGGTGTTGATGGCTCAGTTTCGATCGTTCCTCGATCCCTTGATCATCATGTTGTCCGTTCCGCTGGGGATCGGTGGTGTCTTGATTTCCCTTTATCTGACGGACACGTACCTCAACATCCAATCCATGATGGGAACGTTGATGATGATCGGCGTCGTCGTCAACAATTCGATCCTCTTGGTCGAATTCGCGAATCAACGACTTGCCGCTGGAGTATCCCCACACGAAGCAGCTTTGTCCGCCGCTCAAGTCCGCTTGCGACCGATCCTGATGACGTCCTTGACTTTGGTCGCATCGATGTTGCCGCTTTCCTTCCAACTCGCACCGGGCAATGAAGCGATGATTCCGCTTGCTCGCGCGTTGCTGGGCGGCATGGTGGTTTCGACGCTGCTGACGCTGATCTTGGTTCCATGCGTCTACATGTTGCTACATCGCAAACAAACCGTTCCGGTCTAA
- a CDS encoding OprO/OprP family phosphate-selective porin gives MESSSMRRGGSVARQALAALVCLATSGGALANADEWWTPANQVGSDSVLVAPESAPTLNSFGGMLSNQYSAAPMSAQDGLLEDTLQSTAADVDQEPSGLQTLADDEQNQDALADDESFEDRLDAFASRLEALDTLEEEWTDYQDGLAADAKAKKKKSTIKIGGRVHIDHWSFSNTDAGINRIESGGDPDQSPENITAFRRLRLEISGTVPQNMKYRLQVDFNNPQTPEIKDAYLGWTDLPNNQTLLLGNQKRPLGLDHLNSSRYNVFAERPLAVEAFNEDARRFGLAMYGHNDEESFCWTYGIYNLENINTDGRFIGDSAQAGGYSRLWGSPWYDDTSGGRGYWHWGLAGAVAKPDGNAGANDTNNNEGRFRTRPLARSSQRWLNTGRIDGADWYQNIGFENILNLGSLQITGEYILTPMQVEDPAAGVDDNLFFHGGYIYASYFLTGEHMPYNRSTGTLSRVKPHENFFLVDRCNGCRGNGWGAWQLAFRYDHLDLTDGGVNGGVGNLYTAGLNWYWTPYSKVQNNLVWGEISESGLAANGDNPLDAPVNAGNFLIFGTRFMIDF, from the coding sequence ATGGAATCTTCATCCATGCGGCGCGGCGGAAGCGTTGCCAGGCAAGCCTTAGCGGCGTTGGTTTGTTTGGCCACCAGCGGCGGGGCGCTTGCCAACGCCGATGAATGGTGGACCCCCGCGAACCAAGTAGGAAGCGACTCCGTTCTGGTTGCACCTGAGTCGGCTCCGACGTTGAACTCATTCGGTGGCATGCTGTCGAACCAATACAGCGCCGCTCCGATGAGTGCTCAGGACGGTTTGCTGGAAGACACTTTGCAGTCAACCGCTGCCGATGTTGATCAAGAACCATCCGGTTTGCAAACGCTGGCGGATGATGAGCAGAATCAAGATGCTCTCGCCGACGATGAGTCCTTCGAAGACCGTTTGGATGCATTCGCGTCGCGGTTGGAAGCTCTCGACACGTTGGAAGAAGAGTGGACGGACTACCAAGACGGATTGGCTGCGGATGCCAAGGCCAAGAAGAAAAAGTCAACGATCAAGATCGGCGGCCGAGTCCACATCGATCATTGGTCGTTTTCCAACACCGACGCTGGCATCAATCGAATTGAGAGTGGCGGCGATCCGGACCAAAGTCCAGAAAACATCACCGCGTTCCGCCGTCTGCGGTTGGAAATCTCGGGGACCGTTCCACAAAACATGAAGTACCGTTTGCAGGTGGATTTCAACAACCCGCAGACACCCGAGATCAAAGACGCCTACCTCGGTTGGACGGACCTGCCCAACAACCAAACGTTGTTGCTGGGGAACCAGAAGCGGCCACTCGGTTTGGATCACTTGAACAGTTCACGCTACAACGTGTTTGCGGAACGTCCCTTGGCTGTGGAAGCATTCAACGAAGACGCTCGTCGCTTTGGTTTGGCCATGTACGGCCACAACGACGAGGAATCGTTCTGTTGGACGTACGGTATCTACAACCTTGAGAACATCAACACGGATGGACGTTTCATCGGTGACTCAGCCCAAGCCGGCGGTTACTCGCGTCTTTGGGGATCGCCATGGTACGACGACACCAGCGGCGGACGTGGATATTGGCACTGGGGTTTGGCCGGTGCGGTTGCGAAACCAGATGGAAATGCCGGGGCGAATGACACCAACAACAACGAAGGTCGTTTCCGCACTCGACCTCTCGCACGAAGCTCGCAGCGTTGGTTGAACACCGGTCGAATCGATGGTGCAGATTGGTATCAAAACATTGGATTTGAAAACATCCTGAACCTCGGCTCCCTGCAAATTACCGGGGAATACATCCTGACCCCGATGCAGGTGGAGGACCCAGCGGCAGGCGTGGATGACAACCTGTTCTTCCACGGCGGTTACATCTACGCGTCGTACTTCTTGACCGGCGAGCACATGCCATACAACCGGTCAACGGGAACGCTGTCTCGCGTGAAGCCACACGAGAACTTCTTTTTGGTCGATCGATGCAACGGATGTCGCGGCAATGGTTGGGGAGCATGGCAGCTTGCTTTCCGATACGACCACCTCGATCTGACGGATGGCGGTGTCAACGGTGGCGTCGGAAATCTCTACACCGCCGGCTTGAACTGGTACTGGACTCCTTACTCGAAGGTTCAAAACAACTTGGTTTGGGGTGAAATCAGCGAAAGTGGATTGGCGGCCAACGGTGACAATCCACTCGACGCACCCGTAAACGCGGGAAACTTCCTGATCTTCGGAACTCGCTTCATGATCGATTTCTGA
- a CDS encoding arylsulfatase, which yields MSRWLFCLAFVFAGSLWEGLPLAHSVRAADRPNVVMVITDDQGYGDCGFTGNKVVQTPNIDALAAESSVLTDYHVAPTCSPTRSALMTGHWTNRTGVWHTISGRSMLRDNEVTFGEIFSDAGYQTGMFGKWHLGDNYPYRAEDNGFTEVYRHGGGGVGQTPDFWDNAYFDGSYFHNGKAVKAEGFCTDVFFKEGNRFIRECVEADEPFFAYIATNAPHGPLHAPQKYIDMYPEMNDNVATFFGMITNVDDNVGQTRKLLRELGVHDNTIFIFTTDNGTAGGASVYNAGMRGKKGSPYEGGHRVPFVMHYPEGGFAKSRTNNTLCHAVDVVPTLLDMCGVEAPESVKFDGTSIVSLLKDEVDSSFNDRMLITDSQRVIDPIKWRQSSVMQDKWRLINGKELYNIANDPGQENNIAGDHPEQVASMRAFYEAWWAELEPTFSQTTEMTVGHPDHPVVTFTAHDWIGQAPPWNQSAIRAAAAVFPKKAKKQELTHNGHWAINVHEAGKFEVALRRWPEESGVAIAAAVPAGEDVPGASAAYRTQDGRAIPVQSAEVRVDGKPIASKTVGEGDSVVTMEIELSKGSHQLAPVFKIPTGEVGAYYCTLSRIGK from the coding sequence ATGTCACGTTGGTTGTTTTGCTTGGCGTTTGTGTTCGCAGGTTCGTTGTGGGAGGGCCTTCCTCTGGCTCATTCCGTTCGCGCGGCGGATCGTCCCAACGTGGTGATGGTGATCACCGATGACCAGGGTTATGGCGATTGTGGATTCACCGGAAACAAAGTCGTCCAGACGCCAAATATTGATGCATTGGCAGCGGAATCTTCCGTGTTGACCGACTACCACGTCGCGCCGACCTGCTCGCCGACCCGGTCGGCGTTGATGACCGGTCACTGGACCAACCGAACTGGAGTTTGGCACACCATCAGTGGTCGTTCGATGTTGCGAGACAACGAGGTGACCTTTGGTGAGATCTTCAGTGATGCGGGTTACCAAACAGGCATGTTTGGCAAATGGCACTTGGGTGACAACTATCCCTACCGAGCTGAAGACAACGGATTCACCGAGGTCTACCGCCACGGAGGAGGCGGTGTGGGGCAGACACCCGATTTCTGGGACAACGCTTACTTCGATGGCTCTTATTTCCACAACGGAAAAGCCGTCAAAGCGGAAGGCTTTTGCACCGACGTTTTTTTCAAAGAGGGAAATCGCTTCATTCGTGAATGCGTGGAAGCGGATGAGCCATTCTTTGCTTACATCGCGACGAATGCTCCGCACGGTCCGTTGCATGCCCCGCAGAAATACATCGACATGTATCCCGAGATGAACGATAACGTCGCGACCTTCTTCGGGATGATCACGAACGTTGACGACAACGTCGGACAAACTCGCAAGTTGCTTCGCGAGCTTGGCGTGCATGACAATACGATCTTCATCTTCACCACGGACAATGGGACCGCAGGTGGAGCCTCGGTTTACAACGCTGGCATGCGTGGCAAGAAAGGCAGCCCGTACGAAGGCGGCCATCGCGTTCCTTTTGTGATGCACTACCCCGAGGGCGGCTTTGCTAAATCAAGAACCAACAACACGCTTTGCCATGCAGTTGATGTTGTTCCGACGCTGCTGGACATGTGTGGCGTCGAAGCACCTGAGTCAGTCAAGTTCGACGGAACATCGATTGTTTCACTGTTGAAGGACGAGGTGGATTCGTCATTCAACGACCGGATGCTGATCACCGATTCGCAACGAGTGATTGACCCAATCAAGTGGCGTCAATCGTCGGTGATGCAGGATAAATGGCGTTTGATCAATGGGAAGGAACTGTACAACATCGCGAACGATCCGGGCCAGGAGAACAACATCGCGGGCGACCATCCCGAACAAGTCGCTTCGATGCGTGCGTTCTACGAAGCGTGGTGGGCGGAGCTGGAACCCACGTTTTCACAGACGACTGAGATGACCGTGGGACACCCCGATCATCCCGTGGTCACGTTCACCGCTCATGACTGGATCGGCCAAGCCCCACCATGGAACCAATCCGCCATCCGTGCCGCAGCTGCGGTCTTCCCAAAGAAGGCGAAGAAGCAGGAACTGACGCACAACGGTCACTGGGCAATCAACGTTCACGAGGCCGGAAAGTTCGAGGTCGCTTTGCGTCGTTGGCCTGAGGAATCGGGCGTGGCGATTGCGGCGGCTGTACCGGCTGGTGAAGATGTGCCGGGAGCGTCAGCGGCATATCGAACCCAAGACGGTCGTGCGATTCCCGTTCAGTCGGCAGAAGTTCGCGTCGATGGAAAGCCCATCGCGAGCAAAACCGTGGGTGAGGGTGACAGTGTTGTGACCATGGAAATTGAGCTTTCCAAGGGCTCACACCAGCTCGCTCCAGTCTTCAAAATTCCGACGGGTGAAGTTGGGGCGTACTATTGCACGCTCTCGCGAATTGGCAAATGA